A single Streptomyces sannanensis DNA region contains:
- a CDS encoding alpha/beta hydrolase: MSHAESVHDLVERFYTVVKLPHDPFAKAFLNRCQSHTVKVNGRFYKYFQSGSGPTVLLVHGLNTNLGSMVVIAEELLAQGYRVVLFDVPAHGEALGATGDPAEIRALLRGLYGRLADLHAVVCHSMGGLWALSAWHGEVSARTLISISAPPTKMFLVEKYAGLNALDSDQVQGVIGKIENRFGKAVWAEYSALEAARTIDVPGLIIHGTADDYVPPVHAEELHSSWRQSTVELVEGAGHFDIVESPAVRKIISAYLRNMT, from the coding sequence GTGAGCCATGCCGAATCCGTGCACGACCTCGTGGAGCGGTTCTACACGGTCGTGAAGCTTCCGCACGATCCGTTCGCGAAGGCATTCCTCAATCGGTGTCAGTCGCACACCGTCAAGGTGAACGGCCGGTTCTACAAGTACTTCCAGAGCGGCAGCGGCCCGACCGTTCTCCTCGTCCACGGCCTGAACACCAACCTGGGAAGCATGGTGGTCATTGCCGAGGAACTCCTCGCACAGGGCTATCGGGTGGTGCTGTTCGATGTGCCGGCTCACGGGGAGGCCCTGGGAGCGACGGGTGATCCCGCCGAGATACGCGCACTGCTGCGCGGCCTGTACGGCAGGCTCGCCGACCTTCATGCGGTGGTCTGCCATTCCATGGGCGGACTCTGGGCTCTTTCGGCATGGCACGGCGAAGTGAGCGCCAGGACACTGATATCGATCTCGGCCCCGCCCACCAAGATGTTCCTGGTCGAAAAGTACGCCGGGTTGAACGCACTGGACAGTGACCAGGTCCAGGGGGTGATCGGGAAGATCGAGAACAGGTTCGGAAAGGCGGTGTGGGCCGAGTATTCGGCGTTGGAGGCCGCCAGGACGATCGACGTCCCCGGACTGATCATCCATGGGACGGCCGACGACTACGTGCCGCCAGTGCATGCCGAGGAACTGCACTCGAGCTGGCGGCAATCGACCGTGGAACTCGTCGAAGGCGCCGGCCATTTCGACATCGTGGAATCACCCGCGGTGCGGAAGATCATCTCCGCATACCTGCGGAACATGACATAA
- a CDS encoding MarR family winged helix-turn-helix transcriptional regulator, with the protein MPGHRSIAEAEKLAAAKLGGIPLRSEQMALVSNIYRAASAVRQHLENSVLRGADLTWTAFVVLWVVWVWGESETRHVAEEAGISKGTLTGVSRTLEGRGLLRRTGHPADGRLVLLSLTEEGEALMRRLFPAFNQEEAFVSTRLSDAECASVAEGLRQVVLQVEENGQERRLALLDGAEPAPRRSGRRPKA; encoded by the coding sequence ATGCCCGGCCACCGATCCATCGCCGAAGCCGAGAAGCTTGCCGCTGCCAAGCTCGGTGGCATACCCCTGCGCAGTGAGCAGATGGCCCTCGTTTCCAACATCTACCGCGCCGCCTCGGCCGTGCGGCAGCACCTGGAGAACTCCGTGCTGCGCGGTGCCGACCTGACGTGGACGGCGTTCGTCGTGCTCTGGGTGGTCTGGGTCTGGGGTGAGTCGGAGACCCGGCACGTCGCGGAGGAGGCCGGGATTTCCAAGGGGACGCTCACCGGGGTCTCGCGCACCCTGGAGGGACGCGGGCTCCTCAGGCGGACCGGCCATCCGGCCGACGGCCGACTGGTGCTGCTCAGCCTCACCGAGGAGGGTGAGGCACTGATGCGGCGGTTGTTCCCGGCGTTCAACCAGGAGGAGGCGTTCGTCAGCACGCGGCTCAGCGACGCGGAGTGCGCGAGCGTCGCCGAGGGGCTGCGGCAGGTCGTGCTCCAGGTCGAGGAAAACGGGCAGGAGCGCCGTCTCGCCCTGCTCGACGGCGCGGAGCCGGCACCGCGGCGCAGTGGCCGGCGGCCGAAGGCCTGA
- a CDS encoding aldehyde dehydrogenase has translation MLDVTHDEWLRRAKALEVSGAHHIDGADEPGSGASYAAVSPRDGQVLAQVADGCAAEVDAAVAAARRAFDSGPWPRLAPAERGGVLVRIAELLEERREELALAVSLEMGKPITDAYGIELRAVINTFRWYGQLADKLTDESPRSAPDTLALVTREPAGVVGAVVPWNFPLTLAGWKVAPALAAGCTVVLKPSENSPLSALLLGRIATEAGLPPGVLNVVNGDGPTAGQALGLHPDVDVLAFTGSTAVGRHFLRYAADSNLKRVRLELGGKSPNIILPDAPDLEQAAATAAWGIFFNQGEMCTAPSRLLVHSSIAEQVTEAVVRRARELRVGDPLDPATEMGALVGEGHLERVQDHIGAGLAEGARLRTGGSRTLESTGGSYLQPTVFDEVAPGMRLAREEIFGPVLSVLTFDDLEEAVRLANATEYGLAAALWTSDLSTAHRVSRALKAGTVWVNCYEEGDLTVPFGGMKQSGNGRDKSAHAIEKYTELKTTWIQL, from the coding sequence ATGCTGGATGTCACCCACGACGAGTGGCTGCGCCGCGCCAAGGCGCTGGAGGTGTCCGGCGCCCATCACATCGACGGCGCAGACGAACCCGGCTCAGGAGCGAGCTACGCCGCCGTCTCCCCCCGTGACGGCCAGGTTCTGGCCCAGGTGGCGGACGGGTGCGCCGCCGAGGTGGACGCGGCCGTGGCCGCCGCCCGGCGGGCGTTCGACTCCGGGCCATGGCCGCGCCTGGCCCCCGCCGAACGCGGCGGGGTACTGGTGCGGATCGCCGAACTGCTCGAGGAGCGGCGCGAGGAACTGGCGCTCGCCGTCAGCCTGGAGATGGGCAAGCCCATCACCGACGCCTACGGGATCGAGCTGCGCGCCGTCATCAACACCTTCCGCTGGTACGGCCAGCTGGCCGACAAACTCACCGACGAGTCGCCGCGCAGCGCCCCCGACACCCTCGCCCTCGTCACCCGGGAACCCGCCGGGGTCGTCGGCGCGGTCGTGCCCTGGAACTTCCCTCTGACGCTGGCCGGCTGGAAGGTCGCCCCGGCACTCGCGGCCGGCTGCACCGTCGTACTGAAGCCGTCGGAGAACTCGCCGCTGTCCGCCCTGCTGCTCGGGCGCATCGCGACCGAGGCCGGACTCCCACCCGGCGTGCTCAACGTCGTCAACGGCGACGGTCCGACAGCCGGGCAGGCCCTTGGCCTGCACCCCGACGTCGACGTCCTGGCCTTCACCGGCTCCACCGCCGTCGGCCGCCACTTCCTGCGCTACGCCGCAGATTCCAACCTCAAGCGCGTCCGGCTCGAACTGGGCGGCAAATCACCCAACATCATCCTCCCCGACGCCCCCGACCTGGAGCAGGCCGCCGCCACCGCGGCCTGGGGCATCTTCTTCAACCAGGGCGAGATGTGCACCGCCCCCTCCCGGCTCCTCGTGCACTCCTCGATCGCCGAGCAGGTCACCGAGGCCGTGGTGCGCAGGGCGCGGGAGCTGCGGGTCGGTGACCCGCTCGACCCCGCCACGGAGATGGGCGCGCTGGTCGGCGAGGGCCATCTGGAGCGCGTCCAGGACCACATCGGCGCGGGTCTGGCCGAGGGGGCGCGGTTGCGCACGGGCGGCTCCCGCACGCTGGAGTCCACGGGCGGCTCGTACCTGCAACCGACCGTCTTCGACGAGGTGGCCCCCGGGATGCGCCTGGCCCGCGAGGAGATCTTCGGCCCCGTCCTGTCCGTCCTCACCTTCGACGATCTGGAGGAGGCGGTACGGCTGGCCAACGCCACCGAGTACGGCCTCGCCGCCGCCCTGTGGACCTCCGATCTGTCCACCGCCCACCGGGTCTCCCGCGCCCTGAAGGCGGGCACGGTCTGGGTCAACTGCTACGAGGAGGGCGACCTCACCGTCCCCTTCGGCGGCATGAAGCAGTCCGGCAACGGCCGCGACAAGTCCGCCCACGCCATCGAGAAGTACACCGAACTCAAGACCACCTGGATCCAACTGTGA
- a CDS encoding alpha/beta hydrolase, translating into MDTTEELRRLAFTPMRTQPPNATRQTLDRAATEVEVVDGSKVVHYIWGEGERRVLLVHGWSGNAGHLTVLADALAEAGFTVVVADQPGHGESEGTESSVIHFAKAIEAANDRFGPFHAIVAHSLGAAATTYAMSRGVTPEGVVFVNPIGSYTSLWRRSGEVMQVSPEAIGLVRGRAEEWLGVSFDAIEPAVAAPDFSSRLLIVHDENDADSPIADSEVLVSAWAKAELVRVENLGHTKVLRDDAVVRRAVGFLTASDGASSR; encoded by the coding sequence ATGGACACGACAGAAGAACTGCGCCGGCTTGCGTTCACACCCATGAGGACGCAGCCCCCGAACGCGACCCGGCAGACCCTCGACCGGGCCGCGACCGAGGTCGAGGTCGTCGACGGCAGCAAAGTGGTCCACTACATCTGGGGCGAAGGGGAGCGGCGGGTCCTGCTGGTCCACGGTTGGTCGGGCAATGCCGGGCACCTGACCGTACTGGCCGACGCGCTCGCGGAGGCAGGGTTCACGGTGGTCGTCGCCGATCAGCCCGGCCACGGCGAGTCGGAAGGAACGGAATCATCCGTCATTCACTTCGCCAAGGCGATCGAGGCCGCGAACGACCGGTTCGGTCCCTTCCACGCCATCGTCGCCCATTCGTTGGGCGCCGCAGCCACGACATATGCGATGTCGCGCGGGGTCACCCCGGAAGGGGTCGTGTTCGTCAACCCCATCGGCAGCTACACGAGCCTCTGGCGCCGCTCCGGCGAAGTGATGCAGGTCTCGCCGGAAGCCATCGGGCTGGTCCGTGGGCGTGCGGAGGAATGGCTCGGCGTCTCCTTCGATGCCATCGAGCCGGCCGTCGCAGCTCCGGACTTCTCCAGCCGGCTGCTCATCGTGCATGACGAGAACGACGCGGATTCACCTATCGCGGACAGCGAAGTGCTGGTGTCAGCCTGGGCGAAGGCCGAGCTGGTCAGGGTCGAGAACCTGGGCCACACCAAGGTCCTGCGCGACGATGCCGTGGTCCGCCGAGCGGTCGGCTTCCTGACGGCGAGCGACGGCGCATCGAGTCGGTGA
- a CDS encoding cation:proton antiporter, translating to MTLTVAGHAAAALAVFLGIAYLGRWAARRVGQPGVVGEIAVGMLLGPALLGWVWPQAQPVLLPDPVIGPLRHIGHAGLVLFLVGVAHELRLDDSRLRDRAIGWTTLGTLVPSLAAGTAFAGWLVWYDRPELRGTGPALAFVLLLATTMAVSAVPVLARILADRGLTATRAGRLALTSAVLIDAVAWLLLAVVIGIAKGGAGGFATAAAVLVLGVPATTLGRRLLRTRQAERFCARLPWLVAVMLGGCVLGAAAMAESWGLTAIFGAFVVGLMIPPGSPHWDAPVRWVSTLGLWLVPVFFVTTGLRIWTGSTGIPWLVATLATALAVLSKIGGGYVFSRWGGERHAEALRLGVLLNTRGTEIVLLQAGYSAGVLTSALYLALVVMAVITTAMTGPLLSVINRYPTADVVAAPQEDQRVTTS from the coding sequence ATGACGCTCACCGTGGCCGGCCATGCCGCGGCCGCACTCGCCGTCTTTCTGGGCATCGCGTACCTGGGACGATGGGCCGCCCGCCGGGTCGGGCAGCCCGGGGTCGTCGGCGAGATCGCGGTGGGCATGCTGCTCGGGCCCGCCCTGCTCGGTTGGGTCTGGCCGCAGGCACAGCCCGTCCTGCTGCCGGACCCCGTGATCGGGCCGCTGCGTCACATCGGGCACGCCGGGCTCGTGCTGTTCCTGGTCGGCGTCGCCCACGAGTTGCGGCTGGACGACTCCCGCCTGCGGGACAGAGCCATCGGTTGGACGACGCTGGGCACCCTCGTACCGTCCCTGGCGGCCGGTACGGCATTCGCCGGCTGGCTCGTCTGGTACGACCGGCCCGAGCTGCGGGGGACCGGGCCCGCCCTCGCCTTCGTGCTGCTGCTTGCGACCACGATGGCGGTCTCGGCGGTGCCCGTGCTCGCCAGGATCCTCGCCGACCGTGGCCTGACCGCCACGCGCGCCGGCCGGCTCGCGCTGACCTCGGCAGTGCTCATCGATGCCGTTGCCTGGCTGCTCCTCGCCGTGGTGATCGGCATTGCCAAGGGGGGTGCAGGCGGCTTCGCGACCGCGGCCGCCGTGCTCGTTCTCGGTGTGCCGGCGACCACGCTGGGCCGCCGACTGCTGAGGACCCGCCAGGCCGAACGGTTCTGCGCCAGGTTGCCCTGGCTGGTGGCCGTCATGCTGGGTGGATGTGTGCTCGGCGCGGCGGCGATGGCGGAGTCCTGGGGGCTCACCGCGATCTTCGGTGCGTTCGTGGTGGGACTGATGATCCCGCCCGGTTCGCCGCACTGGGACGCACCGGTCCGCTGGGTGTCGACGCTGGGCCTGTGGCTGGTGCCGGTCTTCTTCGTCACCACCGGACTCAGGATATGGACGGGATCAACCGGCATTCCCTGGCTGGTGGCAACCTTGGCGACGGCACTGGCCGTGCTCTCCAAGATCGGCGGTGGCTATGTGTTCTCGCGCTGGGGCGGGGAGAGGCACGCCGAGGCGCTCCGCCTGGGCGTCCTGCTCAATACCCGGGGCACCGAGATCGTCCTGCTGCAGGCCGGGTACAGCGCCGGAGTGCTCACCTCCGCCCTGTATCTCGCACTGGTGGTGATGGCGGTGATCACCACCGCGATGACCGGCCCGCTGCTGTCGGTGATCAACCGCTATCCGACGGCGGACGTAGTGGCAGCGCCCCAGGAGGATCAACGGGTCACTACGAGCTGA
- a CDS encoding gamma-glutamyl-gamma-aminobutyrate hydrolase family protein, with protein sequence MTRSSSRPLIAIPARFSATTSALRYAAEVNARALVEAVWRAGGEPATIHPADPAETDIGARLARFDGILLPGGGDLAPHRYGATDTHDSVYDVDELQDAFDIEAARQALDLGLPLLAICRGLQVVNVALGGTLEQDMGGPEREHRHVVHPVTIRRGTLLEQATGAEKAEASCYHHQRVDRLGTGLTVTAQAADETVEGLELPGIHGWFTAVQWHPEDTAHEDPAHQGLFDALVRAARDRR encoded by the coding sequence GTGACCCGTTCCTCTTCGCGCCCTCTCATCGCGATCCCCGCCCGCTTCTCCGCCACCACCTCCGCCCTGCGCTACGCCGCCGAGGTCAACGCCCGCGCCCTCGTCGAGGCCGTGTGGCGGGCCGGCGGCGAACCGGCCACCATCCACCCGGCCGACCCCGCCGAGACCGACATCGGCGCCCGGCTGGCCCGCTTCGACGGCATCCTGCTGCCCGGCGGCGGCGACCTGGCCCCGCACCGCTACGGCGCCACCGACACCCACGACAGCGTCTACGACGTCGACGAACTCCAGGACGCCTTCGACATCGAGGCCGCCCGCCAGGCACTCGACCTGGGGCTACCCCTGCTGGCGATCTGCCGCGGCCTGCAGGTCGTCAACGTCGCCCTCGGCGGCACCCTGGAGCAGGACATGGGCGGCCCGGAGCGCGAGCACCGCCACGTCGTGCACCCGGTGACCATCCGGCGCGGCACGCTTCTCGAACAGGCCACCGGCGCCGAGAAGGCGGAGGCTTCCTGCTACCACCACCAACGCGTCGACCGCCTCGGCACCGGACTCACGGTCACCGCACAGGCCGCCGACGAGACCGTGGAAGGGCTCGAACTCCCTGGCATCCACGGCTGGTTCACCGCCGTCCAGTGGCACCCCGAGGACACCGCCCACGAAGACCCCGCCCACCAGGGGCTCTTCGACGCCCTCGTCCGGGCCGCCCGCGACCGACGCTGA
- a CDS encoding N-acetylglucosamine kinase, with protein sequence MSGTAWVLGVDSGGSGLRIGLADAESGTPAGTVVAKEPVRTGAEGIDAGHLLEQLLPAAEELLGRAGGVRPVAVAIGAAGMATLGDQLRAALPGALESALGVRRLALAADAVTAYAGALGQRPGAVVAAGTGLIALGTDLDSWRRADGWGHLLGDCGGGSWIGRAGLEAALRAHDGRRGGSAALLARVEAVFGPASGLPGLLYPRTDRPAFLASFAPEVARCSGGDPVAAGILREAARHVAEAAASVCPQASGCEVALTGGLFKMGDPLLVPLRGELAAQLPHARPVSAAGDPLSGSLLIASALAGGGLRLPHDPLMLYVPGESGS encoded by the coding sequence ATGAGCGGCACCGCCTGGGTGCTCGGTGTGGACTCCGGCGGGTCCGGGCTGCGTATCGGGCTGGCGGATGCCGAGTCGGGAACGCCGGCCGGGACGGTGGTGGCCAAGGAGCCGGTGCGGACCGGGGCCGAGGGGATCGACGCCGGGCACCTGCTGGAGCAGCTGCTGCCCGCGGCCGAGGAGTTGCTCGGCCGTGCGGGTGGGGTCCGGCCCGTCGCGGTCGCGATCGGCGCCGCCGGGATGGCGACGCTCGGCGACCAGTTGCGGGCCGCGCTGCCCGGGGCCCTGGAGTCCGCGCTGGGCGTACGACGGCTGGCGCTGGCCGCCGACGCCGTGACGGCGTACGCGGGGGCGCTCGGCCAGCGGCCGGGGGCTGTCGTGGCCGCGGGCACGGGGCTGATCGCGCTCGGCACCGATCTGGACTCCTGGCGGCGAGCGGACGGCTGGGGCCATCTGCTCGGCGACTGCGGCGGGGGCTCCTGGATCGGCCGGGCCGGTCTGGAGGCGGCCCTGCGTGCGCACGACGGGCGGCGCGGCGGTTCGGCCGCGCTGCTGGCACGGGTGGAGGCGGTGTTCGGGCCTGCGTCCGGGCTGCCCGGGCTGCTCTATCCGCGCACCGACAGGCCCGCTTTTCTGGCCTCGTTCGCCCCGGAGGTCGCCCGCTGTTCCGGCGGCGATCCGGTCGCTGCGGGCATCCTTCGGGAGGCGGCGAGGCATGTCGCGGAGGCCGCTGCCTCCGTGTGCCCGCAAGCCTCGGGATGCGAAGTCGCACTCACCGGTGGCCTGTTCAAGATGGGCGACCCGCTGCTCGTACCGCTGCGCGGTGAGCTCGCGGCACAACTCCCGCACGCCCGGCCGGTCTCCGCGGCGGGTGATCCGCTCTCCGGGTCACTGCTGATCGCTTCGGCGCTCGCCGGGGGCGGTCTGCGGCTGCCGCACGATCCCTTGATGCTGTACGTCCCGGGAGAGTCGGGCAGTTGA
- a CDS encoding uracil-DNA glycosylase: MAARPLSELVEPGWAEALAPVAGRVAAMGDFLRTEIAAGRTYLPAGQHVLRAFEQPFDEVRVLIVGQDPYPTPGMAIGHSFAVAPDVRSLPGSLENIFRELQSDLGLPRPSNGDLTPWTQQGVLLLNRALTTAPRKPGAHRGKGWEEVTEQAIRALAARGKPLVSILWGRDARNARPLLGNLPAIESAHPSPMSADRGFFGSRPFSRANELLVRQGAQPVDWQLP; encoded by the coding sequence GTGGCAGCACGACCGTTGAGTGAACTTGTAGAGCCCGGGTGGGCTGAGGCGCTGGCGCCTGTGGCAGGGCGTGTCGCGGCGATGGGTGACTTCCTGCGCACGGAGATTGCGGCGGGGAGGACTTATCTGCCGGCAGGGCAGCATGTTCTGCGTGCTTTTGAGCAGCCTTTCGATGAGGTGAGGGTGCTGATAGTGGGGCAGGATCCCTACCCGACCCCAGGGATGGCCATCGGGCACAGTTTTGCCGTCGCGCCCGATGTGCGTTCGTTGCCGGGGAGCCTGGAGAACATCTTCCGGGAGTTGCAGTCGGACCTCGGCCTGCCCCGGCCCTCGAACGGTGATCTCACGCCCTGGACGCAGCAGGGTGTCCTCCTTCTTAACAGGGCGTTGACCACGGCGCCCCGCAAGCCCGGTGCACATCGTGGCAAGGGCTGGGAGGAAGTGACCGAGCAGGCCATCCGAGCGCTCGCCGCGCGTGGCAAGCCACTCGTGTCGATCCTGTGGGGCCGTGACGCCCGAAACGCGCGCCCCCTCCTTGGGAACCTGCCGGCGATCGAATCAGCGCATCCTTCGCCCATGTCGGCCGACCGTGGCTTCTTCGGTTCCCGGCCCTTCAGCCGTGCGAATGAGCTACTGGTCCGGCAGGGCGCACAACCGGTTGACTGGCAGCTGCCCTAA
- a CDS encoding FUSC family protein, whose product MFVAPDPGRVRLRASLRAVLGVGLAVAVAECAGMSLTASITAGLAALLALFNVGDATVRGQAVTTALLPVAGFPVLALATTLQSVPPLRDAAWLAVVFCGVYARRWGPRGHALGVFAFMMFFCTQFLHAVPAQLPELYTAVALALGATSAVRFGLWCIERRTPLPAVPALLTGRGLARATTRQAFQATVACGLAMAVGQLLSQERGYWAVGTVWWIFVNTASRGETLVRGFRRVLGTVTGILAGLLIAVPLHGAPAPTAALVAVCVFGIVYTAAPSYSWMIFFVTIMAGLLYGLLGVLHPGLLLLRFEETIVGAIAAAVGVGLVLPVTTHFATNAWIQRALHCVHGCTSEAARRLAGDESADPAPRAAELELLLGRVRMSVAPLVHPLSPLRARKARARQVLTLLDDCAREIRGLASVAADPDASHDARLAAACWRVEAAVEALVPRGVRPETRPESTAQLPHHHPGAEAALSHLHGLERALTDLAAPLRTSPRSPLIPA is encoded by the coding sequence ATGTTTGTGGCTCCGGATCCGGGGCGTGTCCGCCTGCGTGCGTCCCTGCGTGCCGTACTCGGCGTGGGCCTCGCGGTCGCCGTGGCCGAGTGTGCCGGAATGTCCCTCACCGCCTCCATCACCGCGGGGCTGGCCGCGCTCCTTGCGCTCTTCAACGTCGGTGATGCCACCGTCCGCGGCCAGGCTGTCACCACAGCCCTGCTGCCCGTCGCGGGCTTCCCGGTTCTCGCGCTCGCCACGACCCTGCAGAGCGTGCCGCCGCTGCGCGACGCGGCCTGGCTCGCCGTGGTGTTTTGCGGGGTGTACGCCAGGCGCTGGGGGCCACGCGGCCACGCCCTGGGCGTCTTCGCGTTCATGATGTTCTTCTGCACCCAGTTTTTGCACGCTGTCCCGGCGCAGCTGCCGGAGTTGTACACGGCAGTGGCGCTGGCCCTCGGCGCCACCTCGGCGGTGCGCTTCGGCCTGTGGTGCATCGAGCGCCGCACGCCCCTGCCGGCCGTGCCCGCCCTGCTCACCGGCCGCGGACTGGCCCGCGCCACCACCCGGCAGGCCTTCCAGGCGACCGTGGCATGCGGCCTCGCCATGGCCGTGGGCCAGCTGCTGTCACAGGAACGCGGGTACTGGGCTGTCGGCACCGTCTGGTGGATCTTCGTCAACACCGCCTCGCGCGGCGAGACCCTCGTACGCGGCTTCCGCCGCGTACTCGGCACCGTCACCGGCATCCTGGCCGGACTGCTGATCGCGGTCCCGTTGCACGGAGCGCCCGCGCCGACCGCCGCGCTGGTCGCGGTCTGCGTCTTCGGAATCGTCTACACGGCCGCGCCCTCGTACAGCTGGATGATCTTCTTCGTCACCATCATGGCCGGGCTGCTGTACGGACTGCTGGGCGTCCTCCACCCCGGACTGCTGCTCCTGCGCTTCGAGGAGACCATCGTGGGCGCGATCGCCGCCGCCGTCGGCGTCGGCCTCGTCCTGCCGGTCACCACGCACTTCGCCACCAACGCCTGGATCCAGCGCGCCCTGCACTGCGTGCACGGCTGCACGAGTGAGGCGGCGCGCCGGCTCGCCGGCGACGAGAGCGCCGACCCGGCGCCCCGCGCCGCCGAGCTGGAGTTGCTGCTCGGCCGGGTACGGATGTCGGTCGCCCCGCTCGTGCACCCGCTCAGTCCGCTGCGGGCCCGCAAGGCGCGTGCCCGCCAGGTGCTGACGCTGCTCGATGACTGCGCCCGGGAGATCCGCGGCCTCGCCTCGGTCGCCGCCGACCCCGACGCCTCGCACGACGCCCGGCTGGCCGCCGCCTGCTGGCGGGTGGAAGCCGCGGTGGAGGCCCTGGTACCGCGTGGCGTGCGACCGGAGACGCGTCCGGAGTCGACCGCACAGCTACCGCATCACCACCCCGGCGCGGAGGCTGCGCTGAGTCACCTGCACGGCCTGGAGCGGGCGCTCACGGACCTCGCCGCGCCGCTGCGTACCTCTCCGCGCTCCCCGCTGATACCCGCCTGA